The following proteins are encoded in a genomic region of Diabrotica virgifera virgifera chromosome 1, PGI_DIABVI_V3a:
- the LOC126891916 gene encoding uncharacterized protein LOC126891916, with product MGYCFTDEQENVRIYCSDKETVLENCNKRCTNADNYLEGIIPMQKTFPSEQHARDESEMSYASSVAASLPDEIQDLLDFSSDDSIADPNFVPAQDEKYDSFAADSDIVERKKRRANSEEDINNTAVDKYNLDGQVHEKVKKRTNKETRKMRQERREKRNFGKAYVTRTGKEIKEKTMQELKLCRNKCKEKIKDEVRLQLFKEFWEMGSYNRRLEYIAALMDVKEKSSMRIRCSDPSKQRYRQHTIIYHFPLHGVCSVACKDCFMKTYNISKKFIEVIVAKKCSQISGVMTLDQRGYHENRKKVSDDEKIRARDHILSIPLYESHYTRRQSSRKYLPSNYTLTAIYEAYKKIYPDNFINRKMYENIFHSLNITIKKPKKDTCGKCDKLKMKITMCKNEDEIKLPKEELNEHHLQADQGYKNKEDDKFLTKDNAKMKTITFDLQKCLPTPDLHSGESFYKRQLWTFNLTVHDCDNSQAHCYLWHESLAKRGGNEISSCLYQYLTKYLDPKVEHVIMYSDCCPGQNKNRFITAACLTALQCSANLKIIEHKFLIPGHTHMECDTDHSLIEKKKKKFSSQIEHPHDWAQLIRQVGRKRQFLVTEMQRSAFLNFGGLFNSVLVNRKTDTQNNKINWRQFRWLRYEKSNQFQYKLSFDKEEPFKTVDLEKRGKAALNLLPKEAYNKPVPITIEKKKHLMDLLPYISESLWDFYKNLPTDKDLADVLPDSSTSEDD from the exons atgggaTATTGTTTTACAGATGAACAAGAGAATGTTCGTATATATTGTTCAGATAAGGAAACTGTATTAGAAAATTGCAATAAAAGATGTACAAATGCTGACAATTACTTGGAAGGGATTATACCAATGCAGAAAACCTTTCCTTCTG AGCAACATGCCCGAGATGAGTCTGAGATGTCCTACGCCAGTAGCGTTGCTGCATCACTTCCAGATGAAATTCAGGATCTATTAGATTTTTCATCAGATGATAGTATTGCAGATCCAAATTTTGTCCCTGCGCAGGATGAAAAATATGATAGCTTTGCCGCGGACAGCGATATAGtagaaagaaaaaaaagaagagccAATTCAGAAGAAGATATAAATAATACTGCAGTAGACAAATATAACTTAGACGGGCAAGTCCACGAGAAAGTTAAAAAACGCACGAACAAAGAAACGAGAAAAATGAGACAAGAGAGACGAGAAAAACGAAATTTTGGTAAGGCGTATGTTACAAGAACTGGAAAAGAGATTAAAGAAAAAACTATGCAAGAACTGAAATTATGTAGAAATAAGTGCAAGGAAAAAATAAAGGACGAAGTTCGCTTGCAACTTTTTAAAGAATTCTGGGAAATGGGAAGCTACAATCGTAGGTTAGAATATATAGCTGCTCTCATGGATGTTAAAGAGAAGAGTTCTATGCGAATTAGGTGTTCTGACCCAAGCAAACAACGGTACCGACAGCATACCATAATTTATCATTTCCCTCTTCATGGCGTTTGTTCTGTTGCTTGCAAGGACTGTTTTATGAAAACTTATAATATTAGTAAGAAATTCATAGAAGTTATAGTAGCGAAAAAATGTTCTCAAATATCAGGCGTAATGACATTAGACCAACGAGGATATCATGAAAATCGGAAGAAGGTATCAGATGATGAAAAAATAAGGGCAAGGGATCACATTTTATCTATCCCCTTATATGAAAGTCACTATACAAGAAGGCAGTCATCGAGGAAATATTTACCTTCAAACTACACACTCACTGCTATTTATGAAGCTTACAAGAAGATTTACCCAGATAATTTTATTAATCGTAAAATGTACGAAAACATATTTCACAGCCTTAACATCACTATAAAGAAACCTAAGAAAGACACATGCGGTAAATGtgacaaattaaaaatgaaaattactATGTGCAAGAATGAGGATGAAATAAAACTACCAAAAGAAGAGTTAAACGAACACCATTTACAAGCTGATCAAGGATATAAAAACAAAGAAGACGATAAATTTCTGACTAAGGATAATGCTAAAATGAAAACTATTACTTTTGATCTCCAGAAATGCCTGCCAACACCAGACCTCCACAGTGGTGAGTCGTTTTACAAGAGGCAATTGTGGACATTTAATCTTACAGTTCACGACTGTGATAACTCACAAGCCCACTGCTATTTATGGCATGAATCTTTAGCAAAACGGGGCGGAAATGAAATTAGTTCCTGCCTATATCAATACCTAACAAAATATTTAGATCCTAAAGTTGAACACGTAATAATGTATTCAGACTGCTGTCCTGGCCAGAATAAGAACAGGTTCATAACAGCAGCTTGTTTAACTGCTTTACAATGCTctgcaaatttaaaaattattgaacacaaGTTTTTAATACCAGGCCATACACATATGGAGTGCGATACGGATCATAgtttaatagaaaaaaagaagaaaaaatttagtAGTCAAATAGAACATCCACATGATTGGGCTCAACTAATTCGGCAAGTAGGGAGGAAACGTCAATTTTTAGTTACAGAAATGCAGCGCTCTGCGTTTCTTAATTTTGGTGGCTTATTTAATTCTGTATTAGTTAACCGCAAAACTGATACTCAAAATAACAAGATAAACTGGAGACAATTTCGTTGGTTACGGTATGAAAAATCTAACCAGTTTCAATACAAGTTGTCCTTTGACAAAGAAGAACCTTTTAAGACCGTAGATTTAGAAAAGAGGGGAAAAGCGGCTCTAAATTTATTACCCAAGGAGGCATATAACAAGCCTGTGCCGATAACGATAGAAAAGAAAAAGCACCTGATGGACTTACTGCCGTATATATCAGAATCACTGTGGGACTTTTACAAAAATCTACCCACAGATAAAGACTTAGCTGATGTGCTCCCGGATTCATCAACTTCTGAGGACGATTAA